Below is a window of Theropithecus gelada isolate Dixy chromosome 15, Tgel_1.0, whole genome shotgun sequence DNA.
GTTGCCCGTCAGTGCCCACAGCCCTCGCAGGGCAGGCCAGAACGAGCCCAAACAAGTGTCCTGTGGGGTGAGGGGGGGTCACCGAGCCCCAGGTGGTGTGGGTGGAGCTCCTCCTCCTCTCAGGCCCCCAGACGGCCCAAGCAGCATCCACTGCTGTCCACACACCTGGAGGGTGGCCGGGCAGGCTGCTGTCTAGGCCAGGCTAACCCCTGCGGTGGGCGTGGGTGTCACTAGGGCCGGATGACGCTTGTGCAGAAACCCAAGTCTGAGCAGCCAGCAGCTAAGCTGTCCTGATGACATTCCTGGGTGAGCGCACGAGCCTCTGCTGTCTGTATATAGTCGGCCCAGGCTGTGCAGCAGAGGAGCCTGGAGCCCGGACCCCGCCATGGAGGCCAGGCTGCCGTGCACCATCCTGGGTGTCCTCGTGGTGCTCTGGGCGCAGGTGGCAGCAGCCATGGTGGAGCTGGACCGGCAGAAGGTGGCTTCTCCTTTTTCGTTGGTGGGGCCCCTCCTACACCCCCAGCCCCGCAGGCTCAGGGCAGGAGGCCTCTCCTGGTGTGGGGAGCTCGTGGGGACGCTGGTGCCCGGCTAGACACTTCCTGTTagtggcattttcttttctgctgagTCTGTGTCGGCTGCTGGGCCAGGCACACATTGGCAGGCCCAAAGAAGGTAGATGCTGGAGACGAAGATTCTTTCCTCCCGAAAATgaccgggttttttttttttttttttttttgagatggagtctcactctgtcgcccaggctggagtgcagtggcgcaatctcagctcactgcaagctccatctcctgggttcacgccattcttctgcctcagcctcccgagtagctgggactacaggcgcctctgccaccacgcccggctaatttttctgtagttttagtagagacggggtttcaccgtgttggccaggatggtctcgatctcctgaccttgtgatccgcccgcctcggcctcctaaagtgctgggattacaggcgtgagccaccgcgcccggccaaatgatCGGGTTTTTAAAAGTCTCAGTGGAAGTCCCGGCTGTGGGCAGGTTGCTGAGGGCAGGAGGCCCCTCCCCTGGCGTGGTTGGCAGGCTGGTGAGCTGCGCTGCCTGAGCCACCCCGTTCCTGCCGTTTCTCACTCCGCCGCACCCTGCAGGCTTTCTGTTCCAGGCCCCTGCTCCTGGGTCCTGCCCCCGAGGTCAGGCAGGGCCTGTGGTTCCTCCCCAAATGCCCCGGAAGCCCCAGGGCCTGTTCAGCAGCTTTAGATGGCCCGGTGGGGAGGAGCCGCCCTCTCGGCGTTGCTGTCTGATGGCTCGAAGGGACCCCTTGGAAGGACACACACCTGGGGACAGTTGGGCTTGGAAGGACACACACCTGGGGACAGTTGGGCTTGGAAGGACACACACCTGGGGACAGTTGGGCTCACAGATGTCCTGCTGCTTTACCGTCGAGCCTCATGGCCATCTGCTGACCTGTCAGAGCCCAGCAGGCCCCTGCCTGGGGGTTGGTGGAATGCCCCTGGAGGTCTCAGACCCACTGCCCAGCTCATGGCCGGGCTCCGCATCTCTCTAGATTGGAGGATTCTGGCGGGAAGTCGGTGTGGCCTCCTATCAAAGTCTGGTGCTGATGGCCCCAAAGCGGGTGGAGGGCTTGTTCCTCACTTTGAACGGGAGTAACCTGACCGTGAAGGTCGCATATAACAGGTAAGAGGCCTGGGGGCTGCTGGAGAGGAAGAGGCATGCACGGCCGGGGACTGGGCGTGGGCCGCTGCACCCACTGCAGCATGGGGTCTGGGTTGAGTGCCGTCCTGCCGGTGAGCCAGCCCTCCCTTTGCCCACCTGCCTGGGCCCTCGACTCCCAGGCTCCTGGATCTGAATTTTCTCCCAAAGGTAAGCATAGTGTTTTAATAAAGTCCCATGAACTTATAAGGAAGGAAAAGGGGCATGAGGCAGGTGGCTGGCTGGAGGGAACAGAGTCCCCAAGGGAAGGCCGGTGCAGCCCCCACCCGGCACATTCCCCACCTCATCCTGATCCAGGCCCTGGGATGCTCCACAGTGCTGCCTGTGCCCTTCCTAAAGACTAGGCCCCATTCCGGGAAGGAGCCTAGCAGGTGGGACACAGGCTGGCATTTTCCTGATGGGCACTTTGCTTCCTTTCAGCTCAGGAAGCTGTGAGATAGAGAAGATTGTGGGCTCAGAAATAGACACTATGGGAAAATTTGCTTTTCCTGGTAAGTGCAGTTGCCCTGTCATGGCAAGTGGAGCCTGGCTGTGCACACAGCTAGACCTTATTGTTCCCCTTGCTGTTCCCTGCACTGTTCCCTGTGCTGTTCCCCATGCTGTTCCCTGCACTGTTCCCTGTGCTGTGCTGTTCCCCATGCTGTTCCCTGCACTGTGCTCTGTGCTGTTTCCCTGTACTGTTCCCCATGCTGTTCCCTGTACTGTTCCCCATGCTGTTTCCTGCACGGTTCCCTGCACTGTTCCCAATGCTGTTCCCTGCACATTTCATGCCCCAGACCTTCCCATTCTCCCACCAACACACTGGATCATCCTTCAAAAGCTTCTGTAGTGTCCCCAACGACTCAAGTGCTGGGACTGGGTGGGGGCTGGATGGAGTTAGACCCTGCAGACCCTGGCCTTCGAGGTCCATCCCCCTCAGAGGTCTCCCCCAACGCCATGGCCGGCTCCTGAAGGCCACAGAGAGATCCACGTGCTGGACACCGACTACGAGGGCTATGCCATCCTGCGGGTGTCCCTGATGTGGCGGGGCAGGAGCTTTCACGTCCTCAAGTACTTCAGTAAGCTTGGCCTTGGGGGGCTCTGCCCAGCTGCCGCCTGCCCAGGGACTGCCCACCCAGCCCCCCTGTGCCCCACAGCTCGGAGCCTGGAGGATGAGGACCGGCTGGGGTTCTGGAGGTTTCGGGAGCTGACGGCAGACACTGGTCTCTACCTGGCGGCCCGGCCTGGTGAGCCCAGGGTCCTTGGggtggaggctgggctgggccctGTGGGTTGGCTCTGCAGCGCCTCACGCTGGCCTTATCACGCAGGGCGGTGTGCCGAGCTTCTGAAGGAGGTGAGCCTGACCCCCGACCCTGGCCTGCACTGAAgtccccaggcccccagcccagTCCCTGGCCCTGTCAGGAGCCCCCCGtagctccacctcccagccctGGGGTGGGGCCTGTTCACCCCTTCCTGTGAACAGGAGCCTGAACACCACTGGTGGGCAGCCCCAGAGATGAGTCTGTCTCCTGGTTTGGAAAGAGCTGGAGCCTCCAGGGTGGTGACCCTAGGCTGCTAGGCAGGGACGCTGGGAGGCTGGGGTCATGGGGTGCAGAGCTGGGTGGGCAGGCGAGCAGAAATGGCGCCTTTTCTTCGGTGTTCCGTGCACGACTGCTGGCTGCTTCTGTCCCTGAAGGTCCTGTCGGGGGCGGGCACAGGTCCTGCGGGGACTGCCTCAGGGTCCTCTGTCGGGCACTGCAAGAATCCAGAGTCTCCCTCACCTCGCTTTGTCTTGGCCCTAGAGGTTGGGACTGTCACCCCACTTTGCAGATTGAGAAGGCACTCAGGGAGCTGAGTGCTTTGCCCAAAGCCAGGCAGCTAGGACAGAAGCCCCCGACACGTGGCCCTCATCCCTGCCCCATGGGGCCTCCAGAGACCACACGGGCCTGAGCCCCCACACTTTTGTGTCGCAGGAGCTGATTTAATGGAGTTTCTGCCTCAGACCAAGAGGCTCAGAGCCCCCGCCCACCCTGGCCCCTCCTGGGCACCCTGCCCACCGGGTCACCTGCACCTGCTCTGAATAAACTGTGATGTCTAGCCGCTGCCTGGTGTGTCTTTCCTGAGAGCCAATGGGTGACAGGTGTGGGGGGACGTGCCTGCCCCAGGTCTGGCAATAGGAGGTGTGTTTTCTGTGGCTACTGGACAAACAGCATGGCTCACGTACAAGGTAGCAgcccctgccctcctgccctgcCAGGGTCGTGGTCAGGCTGCCCCAGGGTGTAGACCAGAGACAGAAACAGGGCTCCTGGTGGAGTCTCAGCAGGTGTCTCAAATGCATGGAGGCCACACCCCTCCTGCCTGCATCCTCCATGGCTCCCCACTGCCCAGGGCTCCAGGCTCACGGCCCGTGCGCAAGGCCCTACCTGATGGGTCTTGCTTCCGGcctccctggatctccagctgCCCAGCCCTGCTCAGTGTCCGGTTCCACGGTGGGCTCTCACCCCGTGGCCTGGGCTGCCGCCAGCCGACGGCATCACTTTCTCTTCCCCCCTGAACTGGGACACGGGAAGGGCGAGGAAAGTGGCAGGTGTCATACCAGAGGTTCTGCGCCCAGGCCCCTGGGGATCAGCCGGTCCCCCATATACGCAGGTGAGACAACCCAGGGCTTACGAGGGTGGCTGCCTCAGGGCGGCGGAAAGTGATACCTGAGGTTGAGTGGTGCTGGGGGCCGTGGGGGGAACCGCCCAAGTCGGGGGACCTTGGCAGCCCCCAGCATCGACTGGGACACCAGAAAGGCCCTTCTAGGAACAAGGACTGCACCCTAGATGCGCCTCAAATCCAGAATCGTGCCCCCCGAGAGCCACAGGAGGGACATGTAGAGGCTGCATTCTGACAAGTTAGGGGCTCCTGGGAAACAGCCGTGACTTTGCGCAGCTGTGCCCGGCTGAGGCCCACAGGTTCAACGAGCTTAGCCTGGACTTGGACTTCCTGCCCGAGGGGCTGTCACTCTCGCTGTCTGCTCAGGCTCCTGTAGCAAAATAGCTCAGATTGGCACCTTAAACAACAGAAGAGTATTTCCTCACCGTTCTGGAGggtggaagtccaagattaaggtgccgGAAAAtgcagtttctggtgagggcttcctgCCCACTCGCAGAAGGCAGCCCCTCGCTGCGTCCTCTCCTGGGGGGGAGTGCTTTCTGGGTGCCTCTTTCTCCCCTAATAAGGACACCAGCCCTGTTAACTTAGGGCCACACCCTTTGACCTCACTTAATCTCGATCGCCTCCTAAGAGTCCCGTCTCCTGAAACAGTGACCATGGGATCCAGGGCTTCATCGCAGGAATTTTGGGAGGGCACAATTCATCCCAGAACAACAGTCAGTTTAGACGGTGACAGTAGATGCAGGGCTGCCATCATCAACAACATCCTGCCCAAAAGTCACTGGGCGtccaaagacacagaaaaatatgacctatgttaaaaaaaaaaaaaaaaaaaaagaagaagaaaagaaagttactAAAAACTGATACTGAGAAGACCCAAAGTTGTATTCAGAAGATAAAGGTCTAAAGCAGCCattataagtaattttaaaaaagcaagataggccgggcgcggtggctcacacctgtaatcccagcactttgggaggccgaggtgggcggatcacgaggtgaggagatcgagaccatcctggctaacatggtgaaaccctgtctctactaaaaatacaaaaaattagccgggcgcggtggcgggcacctgtagtcccagctacttgggaggctgaggcaggagaatggcaggaacccgggaagcggagcttgcagtcagtggagatcgtgccactgcactccagcctgggtgacagagcgagattccgtctcaaaaaaaaaaaaaaaaaagcaagatatacTCTAAGGAAAGAAATAGTGACatgatagtatttttttttttttttttgagacagagtctcgctgtgttgcccaggctggagtgcagtggccggatctcagctcattgcaagctccgcctcccgggtttttacgccattctcctgcctcagcctcccgagtagctgggactacaggcgcccaccacctcgcctggctagttgtttttttttttattttttagtagagacggggtttcaccgtgttagccaggatggtctcgaactcctgacctcgtgatccgcccgtctcggcctcccaaagtgctgggattacaggcttgagccaccgcgcccggccgacatgaTAGTATTAAAGGACTAATTGATAAAGAAAGAATTAAGGAGTGAACGTAGGAGATCAGATCAGGAAATCAACAGcgaaatggaaattataaaaaagaaaaaattatggaaCTGAAAAGTGCAATAAGTGAAAAATTTACTGGAAGGAATAGGAGATTGGCCATGGCAAAAATAAGGTCCGTGAATCTGAGCACAAATCAATGTGAATTATCCAATCTgaggaacagagaagaaaatggttGACAGCACCTCAAAGATCTGTGGGGcaagataaaaaatgtaaactagcctgagaaagaaaagagagtgagaatatatgaagaaatagtGGCCAGAATAACCCAAACTTGATGAAAACATCAACTTAGATAGCCCAGAGGCTCAGAGAAACCCAGGCGGGATGAAAAAAAAGCCTCACAAAAATCACACCTAGGGACATTACAGTCAAAGCACTGCCAACCAATGATTTGGATAAAAATTTAAGAGGATCTGTGGGTAAAACACAGGAcacagccaggcttggtggctcacatctgtaatcccagcactttgggaggccgaggtgggaggatcacttgaggtcaggagtttgagaccagcctgggcaacatagtgagtcttcatctctctttaaaaacaaacaaacaaacaggccgggcgtggtggctcacgcctgtaatcccaacactttgggaggccgaggcgggtggatcacctgaggtcggcagttcaagaccagcctgaccaacatggagaaaccccgtctctactaaaaatacaaaattagccaggcatggtggcacatgcctgtaatcccagctactcgggaggctgaggcaggagaatcacttgaacccgggaggtggaggttggggtgagctgagatcgtaccactgcactccagcctgggcaaaaagagcgaaactccgtctcaagaaaaataaaaaataaaaaaaataaaaacaaacaaacaagctgggcgcagtggctcacgcctgtaatcccagcactttgggaggccgaggcgggtggatcacgaggtcaggagatcgagaccatcctggctagcacggtgaaacctcgtccctactaaaaataaaaaaaattagccgagtgtggtggcgggcgcctgtagtcccagctgctggggaggctgaggcaggagaatggcatgaagccgggaggcagagcttgcagtgagccgagatcacaccactgcactcctgcctgggcgacacagtgagactccatctcaaaacaaagaaacaaaaaaagacagggcatgatatagtttggctctgtgtccccacccagatctcatgtgGCATTATTGTAAtgcccaatgttggaggtagggcttggttggaggtgattggatcacggggatGGATTTACCCTTGTTTTTGTGatcgtgagtgagttctcaggagatctgcttgtttaaaagtgtgtagcggccgggcgcggtggctcaagcctgtaat
It encodes the following:
- the LCN8 gene encoding epididymal-specific lipocalin-8 isoform X2 — translated: MEARLPCTILGVLVVLWAQVAAAMVELDRQKIGGFWREVGVASYQSLVLMAPKRVEGLFLTLNGSNLTVKVAYNSSGSCEIEKIVGSEIDTMGKFAFPGHREIHVLDTDYEGYAILRVSLMWRGRSFHVLKYFTRSLEDEDRLGFWRFRELTADTGLYLAARPGRCAELLKEELI
- the LCN8 gene encoding epididymal-specific lipocalin-8 isoform X1, producing MEARLPCTILGVLVVLWAQVAAAMVELDRQKIGGFWREVGVASYQSLVLMAPKRVEGLFLTLNGSNLTVKVAYNSSGSCEIEKIVGSEIDTMGKFAFPGHREIHVLDTDYEGYAILRVSLMWRGRSFHVLKYFSKLGLGGLCPAAACPGTAHPAPLCPTARSLEDEDRLGFWRFRELTADTGLYLAARPGEPRVLGVEAGLGPVGWLCSASRWPYHAGRCAELLKEVSLTPDPGLH
- the LCN8 gene encoding epididymal-specific lipocalin-8 isoform X3, with product MSGAAEALPTATLVTGTVPLASGALTTHCIGGFWREVGVASYQSLVLMAPKRVEGLFLTLNGSNLTVKVAYNSSGSCEIEKIVGSEIDTMGKFAFPGHREIHVLDTDYEGYAILRVSLMWRGRSFHVLKYFTRSLEDEDRLGFWRFRELTADTGLYLAARPGRCAELLKEELI